One Peribacillus simplex NBRC 15720 = DSM 1321 genomic region harbors:
- a CDS encoding sensor histidine kinase encodes MKNKKLRAFLYLTILLLIVFILLNMFSTYLSIKNSVQKSVANQNLVAARSIADSMDIEAYQRFLNNQVKSRDYRDIKAYLEDAREKIGALYVYTIMIDNPRVSKAMITGFSKEHKGDFPIGGVCTVPSEQVKQAYEGKSFITGILEDPEYGEYLTVGVPMKNQDGTIVGFLGIDMSVEDINAINSKVLKSSIAILIYNGGFVIMLLVTFFVIQKWYQKELTREVGDTEDTYQSEFQSLIASVRSLRHDFSNHIQVIHGLLKLEENAKALEYLTGLSKEVHSIESMKLDVIHPGLSVLLETKRLSAQNYNIDIEIDVSTESFNRVKTIDLIKLLSNVIDNAIEATIELSEQERRMNIACKADEEKYTFMVTNTGPMISELDLENIFASGFSTKKAQKGKVRGQGLFIVKDLVNRYDGDIHVQSSEKETTVTMVIPVNGKIG; translated from the coding sequence ATGAAAAATAAAAAGTTAAGGGCATTTCTTTATTTGACCATTCTTTTATTGATTGTTTTCATTCTTCTAAATATGTTTTCAACATATTTAAGCATTAAAAATTCTGTACAAAAATCTGTTGCTAATCAAAACTTGGTAGCTGCTAGATCTATTGCCGACTCGATGGATATAGAAGCCTATCAGCGATTTCTTAATAACCAAGTAAAGAGCCGGGATTATAGGGATATAAAAGCTTACTTAGAGGATGCCCGTGAAAAAATAGGAGCATTATATGTTTATACCATCATGATTGATAATCCGCGAGTATCTAAAGCTATGATTACTGGATTTTCTAAAGAACATAAAGGGGATTTTCCTATCGGTGGTGTATGTACTGTTCCGTCGGAGCAGGTCAAACAGGCGTATGAAGGGAAAAGCTTTATTACCGGGATTCTAGAAGATCCGGAATATGGCGAGTATTTGACTGTGGGAGTGCCAATGAAAAATCAAGATGGCACCATTGTTGGTTTTTTGGGCATTGATATGAGCGTAGAAGATATTAATGCCATTAACAGCAAGGTATTGAAAAGCAGCATTGCCATTCTTATTTATAATGGTGGATTTGTTATCATGCTGCTGGTTACCTTTTTTGTCATTCAAAAATGGTATCAAAAGGAACTGACACGTGAAGTGGGGGATACGGAAGATACGTATCAATCAGAATTTCAATCGCTCATTGCTTCAGTCCGCTCATTAAGGCATGATTTTTCCAATCATATTCAGGTGATACATGGACTGCTTAAATTAGAGGAGAACGCAAAAGCACTTGAATATTTAACCGGTCTTTCAAAAGAAGTGCATTCGATTGAATCGATGAAATTGGATGTGATTCATCCGGGCTTATCTGTCCTGTTAGAGACTAAAAGGCTCTCGGCTCAGAATTATAACATCGATATTGAGATTGATGTTTCAACCGAATCCTTCAATCGGGTCAAAACAATCGATTTGATAAAATTATTATCAAATGTTATCGACAATGCTATTGAAGCAACAATTGAATTGTCAGAGCAAGAACGCCGAATGAATATTGCCTGCAAAGCTGATGAAGAAAAGTATACGTTTATGGTCACGAACACCGGACCAATGATTTCAGAATTAGATCTGGAGAATATATTCGCCAGCGGTTTTTCAACCAAAAAGGCACAAAAGGGCAAAGTTCGCGGACAAGGATTGTTCATCGTTAAAGACTTAGTGAACAGATATGATGGAGATATTCATGTACAATCCTCTGAAAAAGAAACGACCGTTACGATGGTCATACCCGTAAATGGAAAAATTGGCTAA